The following proteins come from a genomic window of Pseudomonas sp. Z8(2022):
- a CDS encoding alpha/beta hydrolase, protein MLSRETPLFIPGPAGQLEALLLEVADARGVALVCHPNPVQGGTMLNKVVSTLQRTARDCGYHTLRFNYRGVGASAGSHDMGTGEVDDAEAVATWLLEKYPDLPITLLGFSFGGFVAAALGARLEAQGRVPSKLFMVAPAVHRLTADTPPASQCPLVVIQPDTDEVIEPQVVYDWSAKLGRAHELLKVAECGHFFHGKLTDLKDLLLPRL, encoded by the coding sequence TTGCTCAGTCGCGAAACCCCTCTTTTCATTCCAGGCCCGGCGGGCCAGCTCGAAGCCCTTTTGCTGGAGGTAGCCGACGCCCGAGGCGTGGCGCTGGTCTGCCATCCCAACCCGGTGCAGGGTGGCACCATGCTCAACAAGGTGGTGTCCACGCTGCAGCGCACTGCGCGTGATTGTGGCTATCACACATTGCGTTTCAATTATCGCGGCGTTGGTGCCAGCGCCGGTAGCCACGACATGGGCACCGGCGAAGTGGACGACGCCGAAGCCGTCGCCACCTGGCTGCTGGAAAAGTATCCGGATCTGCCCATCACGCTGCTGGGCTTTTCCTTTGGTGGTTTCGTCGCCGCTGCGCTGGGCGCGCGTCTTGAGGCGCAGGGGCGAGTGCCGAGCAAGCTGTTCATGGTCGCGCCGGCAGTGCATCGCCTGACGGCCGATACGCCGCCGGCCAGCCAATGCCCGCTGGTGGTGATCCAACCCGATACCGACGAAGTGATCGAGCCACAGGTCGTCTACGACTGGTCGGCCAAGCTCGGGCGTGCCCATGAGCTGTTGAAAGTGGCAGAATGCGGTCACTTTTTTCACGGCAAGCTGACGGATCTCAAGGATCTGCTGTTGCCTCGCCTGTAA
- a CDS encoding YhcB family protein gives MEQTVTAWLIPALTLVVGIAVGFVLARLAPNAAPGRTQRQMDEMQARFEAYQNEVVTHFNTTASLVKKLTQSYQEVQEHLSDGANRLALDELTRQRLLATLNSTEAGEKRDRLTPPKNYEMPKDYAPKSDGPGMLDESYGLKK, from the coding sequence GTGGAACAGACCGTTACTGCCTGGTTGATACCCGCTCTGACCCTGGTGGTCGGCATCGCCGTGGGCTTTGTGCTCGCCCGCCTGGCCCCCAATGCTGCACCGGGCCGTACCCAGCGGCAGATGGATGAAATGCAGGCGCGCTTCGAGGCCTACCAGAACGAAGTGGTGACCCACTTCAACACCACCGCCAGCCTGGTGAAGAAACTCACCCAGAGCTATCAGGAAGTGCAGGAGCACCTGTCCGACGGCGCCAACCGTCTGGCCCTGGACGAGCTGACCCGTCAGCGCCTGCTGGCCACCCTCAACAGCACCGAAGCAGGCGAAAAACGCGACCGCCTGACGCCGCCGAAGAACTACGAAATGCCCAAGGACTACGCACCGAAGAGCGACGGCCCGGGCATGCTGGACGAAAGCTACGGGTTGAAGAAGTAA
- the cysN gene encoding sulfate adenylyltransferase subunit CysN: protein MSHQSDLISQDILAYLAQHERKELLRFLTCGNVDDGKSTLIGRLLHDSKMIYEDHLEAITKDSKKVGTTGDDIDLALLVDGLQAEREQGITIDVAYRYFSTAKRKFIIADTPGHEQYTRNMATGASTCDLAIILIDARYGVQTQTRRHSFIASLLGIKHIVVAVNKMDLKDFDQGVFEQIKADYLAFAEKINLRPTTLAFVPMSALKGDNVVNRSERSPWYTGQSLMEILETVEVAGDRNFDDLRFPVQYVNRPNLNFRGFAGTLASGIVRKGDEVMALPSGKTSKVKSIVTFEGELEHAGPGQAITLTLEDEIDVSRGDMLVHADNLPQVTDSFEAMLVWMGEEPMLPGKKYDFKRATSYVPGSIPSIAHRVDVNTLEQGAASELKLNEIGRVRIALDAPIALDGYEYNRTTGAFIVIDRLTNGTVGAGMIIADPVAHGSGQHGRLAHVSTEERASRFGQQPATVLFSGLSGAGKSTLAYAVERKLFDMGRAVYVLDGQNLRHDLNKGLPQDRAGRAENWRRAAHVARQFNEAGLIALAAFVAPDAEGREQAKALIGSERLVTVYVQASPQICAERDPQGLYAAGGDNIPGESFPYDVPLDADLVIDTQTQSVEEGVKAVLDLLRSRGAI from the coding sequence ATGAGTCACCAATCCGATTTGATCAGCCAGGACATTCTTGCCTACCTGGCTCAGCACGAGCGCAAGGAATTGCTGCGCTTTCTCACCTGCGGCAACGTCGACGACGGCAAGAGCACGCTGATCGGCCGTCTGCTGCATGATTCCAAGATGATCTACGAAGATCATCTGGAAGCCATTACCAAGGATTCGAAGAAGGTCGGCACCACCGGCGATGACATCGACCTGGCGCTGCTGGTCGACGGCCTGCAGGCCGAGCGCGAGCAGGGCATCACCATCGATGTCGCCTACCGCTACTTCTCCACCGCCAAGCGCAAGTTCATCATCGCCGACACACCCGGCCACGAGCAGTACACACGTAACATGGCCACCGGCGCCTCGACCTGCGACCTGGCCATCATCCTCATCGACGCCCGTTACGGCGTGCAGACCCAGACCAGGCGCCACAGCTTCATCGCCTCGCTACTGGGCATCAAGCACATCGTCGTTGCCGTCAACAAGATGGACCTGAAGGACTTCGATCAGGGCGTGTTCGAGCAGATCAAGGCCGACTACCTGGCCTTCGCCGAGAAGATCAACCTGCGCCCGACCACCCTCGCGTTCGTGCCGATGTCGGCGCTCAAGGGCGACAACGTGGTCAACAGGTCCGAGCGCTCGCCCTGGTACACCGGCCAGTCGCTGATGGAGATTCTCGAGACCGTGGAAGTGGCGGGTGACCGCAACTTCGACGACCTGCGTTTCCCGGTGCAGTACGTCAACCGCCCCAACCTCAACTTCCGCGGCTTCGCCGGCACCCTGGCCAGCGGCATCGTGCGCAAGGGCGATGAGGTCATGGCGCTGCCTTCAGGCAAGACCAGCAAGGTCAAGTCCATCGTCACTTTCGAGGGCGAGCTGGAACATGCCGGTCCGGGCCAGGCGATCACCCTGACCCTGGAAGACGAGATCGACGTATCGCGTGGCGACATGCTGGTGCATGCCGACAACCTGCCGCAGGTGACCGACAGCTTCGAGGCCATGCTGGTATGGATGGGCGAGGAGCCGATGCTGCCGGGCAAGAAATACGACTTCAAACGCGCCACCAGCTATGTGCCGGGTTCGATTCCGAGCATCGCTCATCGCGTCGATGTGAACACCCTGGAGCAGGGTGCCGCCAGCGAGCTGAAACTCAACGAAATCGGCCGGGTCAGGATCGCGCTGGACGCGCCCATTGCGCTGGACGGTTATGAGTACAACCGCACCACCGGTGCCTTTATCGTCATCGACCGCCTGACCAATGGCACTGTCGGTGCCGGCATGATCATCGCCGACCCGGTCGCCCATGGCAGCGGCCAGCATGGCCGTCTGGCACACGTATCGACCGAGGAGCGTGCCTCGCGCTTCGGCCAGCAGCCGGCCACCGTGCTGTTCAGCGGCCTGTCCGGCGCCGGCAAGAGCACCCTGGCCTATGCGGTCGAGCGCAAGCTGTTCGACATGGGCCGTGCCGTTTACGTACTCGACGGTCAGAACCTGCGTCACGATCTGAACAAGGGGCTGCCGCAGGATCGCGCCGGCCGTGCCGAGAACTGGCGCCGCGCCGCTCATGTGGCGCGTCAGTTCAACGAAGCGGGCCTGATCGCCCTGGCTGCGTTCGTTGCCCCGGATGCCGAAGGCCGCGAACAGGCCAAGGCGCTGATCGGCAGCGAGCGTCTGGTTACCGTTTACGTCCAGGCTTCGCCGCAGATCTGCGCCGAGCGCGACCCGCAGGGGCTGTATGCTGCCGGTGGTGACAATATCCCGGGCGAAAGCTTCCCTTACGACGTACCGCTGGATGCCGATCTGGTGATCGACACCCAGACCCAGTCGGTCGAGGAGGGCGTCAAGGCGGTGCTCGATCTGCTGCGTAGCCGCGGCGCGATCTGA
- the cysD gene encoding sulfate adenylyltransferase subunit CysD, with amino-acid sequence MLDKLTHLKQLEAESIHIIREVAAEFDNPVMLYSIGKDSAVMLHLARKAFFPGKLPFPVMHVDTRWKFQEMYSFRDKMVSEMGLDLITHINPDGVAQDMNPFTYGSAKHTDVMKTEGLKQALDKYGFDAAFGGARRDEEKSRAKERVYSFRDSKHRWDPKNQRPELWNIYNGKVKKGESIRVFPLSNWTELDIWQYIYLEQIPIVPLYFAAEREVIEKNGTLIMIDDERILEHLSDEEKARITKKMVRFRTLGCYPLTGAVESTAATLPDIIQEMLLTKTSERQGRVIDHDQAGSMEEKKRQGYF; translated from the coding sequence ATGCTCGACAAACTGACCCATCTGAAGCAGCTGGAGGCGGAAAGCATCCACATCATTCGTGAAGTGGCCGCCGAATTCGATAACCCGGTGATGCTCTATTCCATCGGCAAGGATTCAGCCGTGATGCTGCATCTGGCCCGCAAGGCGTTCTTTCCCGGCAAGCTGCCGTTTCCGGTGATGCACGTCGATACGCGCTGGAAGTTCCAGGAGATGTACAGCTTCCGCGACAAGATGGTCAGCGAGATGGGCCTGGACCTGATCACCCACATCAACCCCGATGGTGTGGCGCAGGACATGAACCCCTTCACCTACGGCAGTGCCAAGCACACCGACGTGATGAAGACCGAGGGCCTCAAGCAGGCGCTGGACAAATACGGCTTCGACGCCGCCTTCGGTGGTGCGCGCCGTGACGAAGAGAAGTCCCGCGCCAAGGAGCGTGTCTACTCCTTCCGCGACAGCAAGCACCGCTGGGATCCGAAGAACCAGCGTCCCGAGCTGTGGAACATCTACAACGGCAAGGTCAAGAAGGGCGAGTCGATCCGCGTGTTCCCGCTGTCGAACTGGACCGAGCTGGACATCTGGCAATACATCTATCTGGAGCAGATCCCGATCGTGCCGCTGTACTTCGCCGCCGAACGCGAGGTGATCGAGAAGAACGGTACGCTGATCATGATCGACGATGAACGCATCCTCGAGCATCTCTCCGATGAGGAGAAGGCGCGCATCACCAAGAAGATGGTGCGTTTCCGTACCCTTGGCTGCTACCCGCTCACCGGCGCGGTGGAGTCCACGGCGGCGACCCTGCCGGACATCATCCAGGAGATGCTCCTGACCAAGACCAGCGAACGCCAGGGCCGGGTCATCGACCACGACCAGGCCGGTTCGATGGAAGAGAAGAAACGTCAGGGCTATTTCTGA
- a CDS encoding Nif3-like dinuclear metal center hexameric protein: protein MAIALSTLVEEADAFLNASRISDYCPNGLQVEGRPQVSRIVSGVTASQALIEAAIEAQADVLLVHHGYFWKGENPSVTGMKQRRLKALLTHDISLLAYHLPLDVHPEVGNNVQLARQLGIVVEGPLEPENPRTVGLVGSLPEPMNARDFARHVQQALGREPLLVEGGGLIRRVGWCTGGGQGYIDQAIAAGVDLYLTGEASEQTFHSARENGVSFIAAGHHATERYGVQALGDYLARRFALEHLFIDCPNPI, encoded by the coding sequence ATGGCCATTGCCCTGTCCACGCTAGTGGAAGAAGCTGACGCGTTTCTGAACGCGTCGCGCATCAGCGATTATTGCCCTAATGGCCTGCAGGTGGAGGGGCGCCCGCAGGTCAGCCGTATCGTCAGCGGGGTTACCGCCAGCCAGGCGCTGATCGAGGCCGCCATCGAGGCGCAAGCCGATGTTCTGCTGGTGCATCACGGCTATTTCTGGAAGGGCGAGAACCCCAGCGTCACCGGTATGAAGCAGCGTCGCCTGAAAGCGCTGCTGACTCACGACATCAGCCTGCTGGCCTATCACCTGCCGCTCGATGTGCATCCCGAGGTGGGTAACAATGTGCAGCTGGCGCGCCAGCTCGGCATCGTCGTCGAAGGCCCGCTGGAGCCGGAAAATCCTCGTACCGTCGGTCTGGTCGGTTCACTGCCTGAGCCGATGAACGCCCGCGATTTTGCCCGCCACGTTCAGCAGGCGCTGGGGCGTGAGCCGCTGCTGGTCGAAGGCGGAGGCCTGATCCGTCGGGTTGGCTGGTGCACGGGCGGTGGCCAGGGCTATATCGACCAGGCCATCGCTGCCGGAGTCGACCTGTACCTGACTGGCGAAGCCTCCGAGCAGACTTTCCACAGCGCACGGGAAAATGGCGTGAGCTTCATCGCCGCCGGTCATCACGCCACCGAGCGCTATGGCGTGCAGGCGCTGGGTGATTATCTGGCGAGGCGTTTCGCCCTCGAGCACCTGTTCATCGACTGTCCCAATCCGATCTGA
- the algW gene encoding Do family serine endopeptidase AlgW, producing the protein MPQALRFLGWPLLVGVLLALLLIQRYPEWVGLPSQDVQLVQAPVYGRLQEGPVSYAEAVDTASPAVANLYTTKLVSKPAHPLFEDPTFRRFFGDNLPRQQRMESSLGSAVLMSRDGYLLTNNHVVSGADQIVVALKDGRETLARVIGNDPETDLAVLKIDLPNLQAITLGRSDNIRIGDVTLAIGNPFGVGQTVTMGIISATGRNQLGLNTYEDFIQTDAAINPGNSGGALVDAHGNLVGINTAIFSKSGGSQGIGFAIPVKLALEVMRAIIEHGQVIRGYLGVEVQPLTPELAESFGLEGRPGIVVAGVYRDGPAQKAGLQPGDLILSIDGEPASDGRRSMNQVARTKPGDKISIEVLRNGKSLQLTAEIGIRPPVNGN; encoded by the coding sequence ATGCCCCAGGCACTGCGTTTTCTCGGTTGGCCATTGCTGGTCGGTGTGTTGCTCGCACTGCTGCTGATCCAGCGCTACCCGGAATGGGTAGGCCTGCCGAGCCAGGACGTGCAGCTGGTGCAGGCACCGGTCTACGGTCGCCTGCAGGAAGGCCCCGTGTCCTACGCCGAGGCGGTCGATACCGCGTCGCCAGCGGTGGCCAACCTCTACACCACCAAGCTGGTGAGCAAACCGGCGCACCCGCTGTTCGAAGACCCGACGTTCCGCCGCTTCTTTGGCGACAACCTGCCGCGCCAGCAACGTATGGAATCGAGCCTCGGCTCGGCGGTGCTGATGAGCCGAGACGGTTATCTGCTGACCAACAACCACGTGGTCAGCGGCGCCGACCAGATCGTCGTGGCCCTCAAGGACGGCCGCGAAACCCTGGCACGGGTAATCGGCAACGACCCGGAAACCGATCTGGCGGTCCTGAAGATCGACCTGCCCAATCTGCAGGCCATCACCCTCGGTCGCTCCGACAACATACGCATCGGCGACGTCACCCTGGCCATCGGCAACCCCTTTGGCGTCGGCCAGACCGTGACCATGGGCATCATCAGCGCTACCGGGCGCAACCAGTTGGGCCTCAATACCTACGAGGACTTCATCCAGACCGATGCCGCCATCAACCCGGGCAACTCCGGCGGTGCGCTGGTCGATGCCCACGGCAATCTGGTGGGGATCAACACGGCGATCTTCTCGAAATCCGGTGGTTCTCAAGGTATCGGCTTCGCCATACCGGTGAAGCTGGCACTGGAGGTGATGCGCGCGATCATCGAACACGGCCAGGTGATCCGCGGCTATCTGGGCGTCGAGGTACAACCGCTGACGCCGGAGCTGGCGGAGTCCTTCGGTCTGGAAGGCCGCCCGGGCATCGTCGTCGCCGGCGTTTACCGCGACGGCCCGGCGCAGAAGGCCGGGCTGCAGCCTGGCGACCTGATCCTCAGCATCGACGGCGAACCGGCCAGTGACGGCCGCCGCTCGATGAACCAGGTAGCGCGGACCAAGCCGGGCGACAAGATCAGCATCGAAGTGCTGCGCAACGGCAAGTCGCTGCAGCTGACTGCAGAGATCGGTATTCGTCCTCCCGTCAACGGCAACTGA
- a CDS encoding TonB-dependent siderophore receptor, translated as MRTTTILLAGSLLTPCVPAAEPPAQLADSIVTAPGEQADGPVQGYRAKRSASATRTDTPISEIPQAISVVPAQVLEDLGSARIDRALDFAGGVSRQNNFGGLTFLNYSVRGFTTGELYRNGFAINRGSYGSPDTSSIERLEVLKGPAAALYGRGDPGGLVNIVTKRPQQEAFTQFKASAGRWDRYRSSLDVNSPLNDDGSLLSRVNLAVEDNGSFRDHVGSQRQIVNPTLTWQLSPDTLLMIDSEFSRTDSVFDRGIPAVDGKMGAVRRSTYLGEPNDGKIRNDNQLLQASLEHYLNDAWKLRLASHYSQGTLDGASSEPSRLIGDHVTRFYRERSFEWNDSITQAELHGQFELAGWQHQTLLGLEYENYRNSQKYPQSVTGLGYGQDIYNPIYGRPKPAIVNPNDFHEHTQSYALNLQDQIIFSERWSGLLGLRLERFEQTALNRSTQVSNEQTKDVATPRAGVLYQLTPQIGVFANASMSFKPNSIGAQGQVFKPEKGLGYETGLKLDLFDSRIGATLALFHIEKENVLTADPNNPGDSIAAGEARSQGLDLQISGQLSDALRVIGAYAYIDAEVTRDNSIPEGSDLLGIARNSASLMGVYQFQNGSLRGSELGAALNYVGDRSGQTGSDFELPAYTTVDLLARWQATNDLSLGLNLNNLFDRKYYERSFNNVWVMPGDPRNLSLSLTLNL; from the coding sequence TTGCGCACCACCACCATCCTGCTTGCCGGCAGCCTTCTGACTCCCTGCGTTCCTGCTGCCGAACCTCCGGCGCAGCTGGCCGACAGCATCGTCACCGCCCCCGGCGAACAGGCCGACGGCCCCGTGCAGGGCTACCGCGCCAAACGCTCGGCCAGCGCAACCCGCACCGATACACCGATCAGCGAAATACCCCAGGCCATCAGCGTGGTCCCTGCTCAGGTGCTTGAAGACCTTGGCAGCGCACGCATCGACCGTGCTCTGGATTTCGCCGGCGGCGTATCGAGGCAGAACAACTTCGGCGGCCTGACCTTTCTCAACTACAGCGTGCGCGGCTTTACCACCGGCGAGCTGTATCGCAACGGCTTCGCCATCAACCGCGGCAGCTACGGCTCGCCGGACACCTCATCCATCGAACGTCTGGAGGTGCTCAAGGGGCCGGCTGCCGCACTGTACGGGCGCGGCGATCCGGGCGGGCTGGTCAACATCGTCACCAAGCGCCCTCAACAGGAAGCCTTCACCCAGTTCAAGGCCAGTGCCGGCCGCTGGGATCGCTATCGCAGCAGTCTCGACGTCAACAGCCCGCTGAATGACGACGGCTCTCTGCTTTCGCGGGTCAATCTCGCAGTGGAGGACAACGGCAGCTTTCGCGATCATGTAGGCAGCCAGCGACAGATCGTCAACCCGACGCTGACCTGGCAGCTTTCCCCCGACACCCTGTTGATGATCGACAGCGAGTTTTCGCGCACCGACTCGGTATTCGACCGTGGCATCCCCGCCGTGGACGGCAAGATGGGGGCGGTCAGGCGTTCCACCTACCTCGGCGAACCCAACGACGGCAAGATTCGTAACGACAATCAGCTGCTACAGGCCAGCCTCGAGCACTACCTGAACGACGCCTGGAAGCTGCGCCTGGCCAGCCACTACAGCCAGGGTACGCTGGACGGTGCCAGTTCCGAGCCGTCGCGGCTGATCGGCGATCATGTCACGCGCTTCTACCGCGAGCGCAGCTTCGAATGGAACGACAGCATCACCCAGGCCGAGCTGCATGGACAGTTCGAGTTGGCCGGCTGGCAGCACCAGACGCTGCTGGGCCTGGAGTACGAGAACTACCGCAACAGCCAGAAGTATCCGCAAAGCGTCACCGGCCTGGGCTACGGCCAGGACATCTACAACCCGATCTATGGTCGGCCCAAGCCTGCCATCGTCAATCCCAACGACTTCCACGAGCACACGCAAAGCTACGCGCTCAATCTGCAGGACCAGATCATCTTCAGCGAGCGCTGGAGCGGCCTGCTCGGCCTGCGCCTGGAGCGATTCGAACAGACCGCACTGAACCGCAGCACGCAGGTCAGCAACGAGCAGACCAAGGACGTCGCCACGCCGCGCGCCGGCGTGCTCTACCAACTGACGCCGCAGATCGGCGTGTTCGCCAACGCCTCGATGTCGTTCAAACCCAACTCCATTGGCGCGCAGGGACAGGTATTCAAACCGGAGAAAGGTCTCGGCTACGAAACCGGCCTCAAGCTCGACCTGTTCGACAGTCGCATCGGCGCCACGCTGGCGCTGTTCCACATCGAGAAGGAAAACGTACTAACCGCCGACCCGAACAATCCTGGCGACAGCATCGCCGCCGGCGAGGCACGCAGCCAGGGTCTGGACCTGCAGATCAGCGGCCAGCTCAGCGACGCGCTGCGAGTGATCGGCGCCTATGCCTACATCGACGCCGAGGTGACCAGAGACAACAGCATTCCCGAAGGCAGCGACCTGCTCGGCATCGCTCGCAACAGCGCCAGCCTGATGGGTGTCTACCAGTTCCAGAACGGATCGCTAAGAGGCTCTGAACTCGGCGCCGCCCTCAACTATGTCGGGGATCGTTCCGGGCAGACCGGCAGCGACTTCGAACTGCCGGCCTACACCACCGTCGACCTGCTCGCCCGCTGGCAGGCCACGAACGACCTGAGCCTGGGCCTGAATCTCAACAACCTGTTCGACCGCAAGTACTACGAGCGCTCCTTCAACAACGTCTGGGTAATGCCCGGCGACCCACGCAACCTCAGCCTCAGCCTGACCCTCAACCTCTGA
- a CDS encoding DUF4198 domain-containing protein — protein sequence MRIPAYLLLASLFASSSALAHGLWTEERRGNIEVVYGHGAEDDAFKAEKISGAWAYDAAGKMIPVTVERLADHARLHPVRKPAVLGVALDNGAWSKTPDGEWINQGRSQVADSTESLHTYKYSLAIYAEGAKLPDLKALKLVILPETDPLKVGPGQPLPVRVLADGKPLAGVELVGDYRGAPHQVSARTDAEGRAQVVVRNEGLNIISASVYLPVENDPDIESRGLFTSLTFLGAPHHE from the coding sequence ATGCGTATTCCTGCCTACCTGCTCCTCGCCAGCCTGTTCGCCAGCAGCAGCGCCCTCGCCCACGGCCTGTGGACCGAAGAGCGCCGCGGCAACATCGAAGTCGTCTATGGTCATGGCGCCGAGGATGACGCCTTCAAGGCGGAGAAGATCAGCGGCGCCTGGGCCTACGATGCCGCCGGCAAGATGATCCCGGTGACCGTCGAACGCCTTGCAGACCATGCCCGTCTCCACCCCGTGAGAAAACCGGCCGTGCTCGGCGTGGCACTGGACAATGGCGCCTGGTCGAAGACCCCGGACGGCGAGTGGATCAACCAAGGCCGCAGCCAGGTGGCGGACTCCACCGAGTCACTACATACCTACAAGTACAGCCTGGCGATCTACGCCGAAGGCGCCAAGCTACCCGATCTCAAGGCGCTGAAACTGGTCATCCTTCCGGAGACCGACCCGCTCAAGGTCGGCCCTGGCCAACCGCTGCCGGTACGTGTGCTGGCAGACGGCAAGCCGCTCGCCGGCGTCGAGCTGGTCGGCGATTACCGTGGCGCGCCCCATCAGGTCAGCGCCAGGACCGATGCCGAGGGTCGTGCTCAGGTGGTGGTACGCAACGAGGGGCTGAACATCATCAGCGCCTCGGTCTACCTGCCGGTGGAAAACGATCCGGACATCGAAAGCCGGGGCCTGTTCACCTCGCTGACCTTCCTCGGCGCGCCGCATCACGAGTAA
- the hisC gene encoding histidinol-phosphate transaminase, translating into MSKFWSPFVKDLVPYVPGEQPKLSKLVKLNTNENPYGPSPKAIAAMQAELNDDLRLYPDPNGERLKQAVADYYGVQTSQVFVGNGSDEVLAHAFHGLFQHDKPLLFPDVTYSFYPVYCGLYGIEYQALPLDEQFQIRVEDYARPNAGIIFPNPNAPTGCLLPLEAVERLLQGSPDSVVLVDEAYIDFGGQSAIALVDRYPNLLVTQTLSKSRSLAGLRVGIAVGHADLIEALERIKNSFNSYPLDRMAIAGAAAAFEDREYFEQTCQQVIASREAVVAGLQGLGFEVLPSAANFVFARHPDKDAATLAAGLREQGVIVRHFKQQRIAQFLRITIGTAEQNQALLDALQDL; encoded by the coding sequence ATGAGCAAGTTCTGGAGCCCCTTCGTCAAGGACCTGGTGCCTTATGTGCCGGGCGAGCAGCCCAAGCTGAGCAAGCTGGTCAAGCTCAACACCAACGAGAATCCCTATGGCCCGTCGCCGAAGGCCATCGCGGCCATGCAGGCCGAGCTGAACGATGACCTGCGCCTGTATCCGGACCCCAATGGTGAGCGCCTGAAGCAGGCCGTGGCCGACTATTACGGGGTGCAGACCAGCCAGGTGTTCGTCGGCAATGGCTCCGACGAGGTTCTGGCGCACGCTTTCCATGGTCTGTTCCAGCACGACAAGCCGCTGCTGTTCCCGGATGTCACCTACAGCTTCTATCCGGTCTATTGCGGCCTGTACGGTATCGAGTACCAGGCGTTGCCGCTGGACGAGCAGTTCCAGATTCGCGTCGAGGACTATGCCCGGCCCAACGCCGGCATCATCTTCCCCAACCCCAATGCGCCGACCGGTTGCCTGTTGCCGCTGGAGGCAGTCGAGCGCCTGCTGCAGGGCAGCCCGGATTCGGTGGTGCTGGTGGACGAGGCCTATATCGACTTCGGCGGCCAGAGCGCCATCGCCCTGGTCGACAGGTACCCGAACCTGCTGGTCACCCAGACGCTGTCCAAGTCGCGCTCGCTGGCCGGTCTGCGCGTAGGCATCGCGGTCGGTCATGCCGATCTGATCGAGGCGCTGGAGCGGATCAAGAACAGCTTCAACTCCTATCCGCTCGATCGCATGGCCATCGCCGGTGCGGCGGCGGCATTCGAGGATCGCGAGTATTTCGAACAGACCTGCCAGCAGGTGATCGCCAGCCGCGAAGCGGTGGTGGCAGGCCTGCAGGGGCTGGGCTTCGAAGTATTGCCGTCGGCAGCCAATTTCGTCTTCGCCCGTCATCCGGACAAGGATGCCGCTACCCTGGCGGCCGGGCTGCGCGAGCAGGGCGTGATCGTGCGTCATTTCAAGCAGCAGCGCATCGCCCAGTTCCTGCGTATCACCATTGGTACTGCAGAGCAGAATCAGGCGCTGCTGGACGCTCTGCAAGACTTGTAA